The window CGGGTTCAAAAGCAGGGAAGTAATCGACCGCAGCGAACATATCGTTCTGTCCTTTTTTGGTCGCAAGCATGTATTCAAGGAATTTCCATGCAGCGTCTTTCTGTTTGCTCTGCTCAGGAATTGCACAGAATGAACCGCCGAGGTTCATGTCTTTAATGTTACCAGGGAGTACAGTAGCACGCCAATTCCCAATGCCATCAGGATCAAAGTCGTCTTTGAGGAAGCCTCCGAACCAGGCGCCGGAAATAATACCAACAACAGCACCGTTATCAATTGCTGCGACACCTTCCGAACTCCACATATTGGCGTTCATGTCGAGGCCGCCTTTACGCATAGCAATTACCGCATTGAGACAATCAAGATCGCCGGGGCGGTCGAGCTGAAGTTCAAGTTTTTCATTATAAAAATCGCGGTTATTGAAATATTCCATATACATTGCCTGCGCTTCATTGAGGAGCCAGCGCTGGCCGGGAATATTTACTTTCTTTGCAAGGTCAAGCATCCCGCTCCAGGTGCTCGTCAGTTTTGCTACATCCTCAGGTTCAGTGGGAAGGCCGAGCTCTTTTAAAATATCCTGGCGGTAGTAGAAGGTAGAAGGGCCAAGATCCCATGCAAAGGCAACCAGCCGTTTACCATCAGAAGAATAAGCCTGATTCCATTTAAGAGCGACAAAATTAGACTTGTAGCGTTCCGCATTGTACGGCGCGTCAAGCAAATTAATAAGAGCTGTTGAATCACGGTACTGGGCAATGTAAGCACCTTCGATCATCGCAACATCCGGCGCGCCCTGTCCTGCCGCAAGAGAAGTCTGTAACGCTTGATGATAAGCCTCGGTTTGAGCCATCTGTACTTCAACTTCGATGTCGGGGTACTGTGCATAAAAACCCGGTAGGGCTGCATCAAAGCCGACGTCAGCCGAAGGCCATCCGCCTACAACAATGTGCACCTTCTGTCCGCCACCGCTTGATGAAGCGGCATTGGAACTTTCTTTTTTGGAACAGCCAAGGGCCAGGACCAAAACAGCCGTCAAAAGGAGTAATACCTTTTTCATAAAATCCTCCTGCAATATATAACCAGCTCAAGCCGGTTTGATGCCAAATAATCGAGCCCTAACCAAGGGCAATGCTAAAACCAAGCCGATAAGAACCGCCGCCGACCATATGAGCCCTGGGCATTACCGTACTCCATGCCATTTCCGAACCGATAGGGCCGTGGGCCGCGTCGATGTGCACAAAAGTTTCCTTCCGCCTGACGATTTCACGATCGTGGGCCGCAGCAATGTAGTCGTCTGCGGTACTATGGTGAGCGTCAAAATGGAAAGGTGTTTCCGCAGAAATGACAATGCTCTGTTTTTCCCCATTGGTAAAAGTAAGGCGGCGGCAGCCTTCATGGCCTCCGTTTTCAGCAGGCGGTACAAAGGGGAAATGTTCTTTTGTGACAGTAGATTCATGCTCCGCCAATATCGCGGCAAGCATCCTGTCAGGGTAATTTTCCACCGGGCCGTATCCGTAGTAGCCAAGTTGTTCAAACCCTTCAGGCAGAATCACTTCAAGGCCTACACGGGGAACTGCAACAAGGCTCTTTTCAATATGAATTTGATAATCAATACTGATTTTGCCTGACCCCGAGAATATATAGGCGATACATCCATTGACCGGAACTGCATTTTTACCATTCATCACAAAATCAAATTCGAGGCGCACAGCGTCACCGCCGGTACCGGTAAAAGACCTGTACGAAGTGACAAAGCTTTCAAGGTTCCGTGTGCGCGCATATTCATCGTACCAGCCCCAACCCGGTTCGCAGTCAAGGCCGGTAAGGGGCCGCTTGAATGTGGGTTTAAAACCCGAACTGATATACAGCTTACCGGCCTTTTCAAGCGATTCAAT is drawn from Leadbettera azotonutricia ZAS-9 and contains these coding sequences:
- a CDS encoding ABC transporter substrate-binding protein, with the translated sequence MKKVLLLLTAVLVLALGCSKKESSNAASSSGGGQKVHIVVGGWPSADVGFDAALPGFYAQYPDIEVEVQMAQTEAYHQALQTSLAAGQGAPDVAMIEGAYIAQYRDSTALINLLDAPYNAERYKSNFVALKWNQAYSSDGKRLVAFAWDLGPSTFYYRQDILKELGLPTEPEDVAKLTSTWSGMLDLAKKVNIPGQRWLLNEAQAMYMEYFNNRDFYNEKLELQLDRPGDLDCLNAVIAMRKGGLDMNANMWSSEGVAAIDNGAVVGIISGAWFGGFLKDDFDPDGIGNWRATVLPGNIKDMNLGGSFCAIPEQSKQKDAAWKFLEYMLATKKGQNDMFAAVDYFPAFEPAWDDPIYQEPDPYFGGQKTRALYKQLSENLDRPVYATIMDVTVEAAIGSAINTGIERNLGAQALKTFIKQEIETATAELKRQQIQTLRDAGVWKD